One genomic segment of Streptomyces sp. NBC_00239 includes these proteins:
- a CDS encoding alpha/beta fold hydrolase, which yields MQIRLPGRRGRLFAGAAALLLAAGAGTWSATASGGPPDVHRTDRMLRMPGAAIDTSYFTAGGAGRRPAVLLGHGFGGSKDDVRAQAERLARDGYAVLTWSARGFGGSGGRIGLNDPDHEVKDVSRLVDWLAARPEVRLDAAGDPRVGVAGASYGGAVALLAAGHDRRVDAIAPQITYWNLADSLFPQGVFKKLWAGVFFGTGSATPVFGPAREAPAPAQPDQQPQGQARGREQEQAGGAARPGPGEPTRPAGPVGPVGCGRFQPELCAMYERVAVAGRPDAAARALLEARSPSAVASRIRVPALIVQGQADSLFPLDQADAMARAITANGAPVAVDWAAGGHDGGLREADRVEARVAAWFDRHLKDDRGADTGPAFRVSRTGGIDSTDGEVRLRGASGARYPGLGGSRRDTVAVTGREQSFANPAGGAPPALSSLPGIGGQLAAFGTGLALDFPGQHARFDSAPLGSGLRITGSPTVAVHVRSTAADGSAVLFGKVYDVAPDGRRQVLPGQLVAPVRVTGAAAGRTVTLTLPPVDHAVQAGHRLRLVLAATDLGYATPAAPATYTVAVRGPLSVPVAPEVATGSAGLPWWTWGLPLGAAALAALLLAGVRRRGTVPAPDPELAGVPLRITGLTKRYAKAADRYAVRDLSFEVGQGQVLGLLGPNGAGKTTTLRMLMGLIRPDDGEIRVFGHAIRPGAPVLSRVGAFVEGAGFLPHLSGRANLDLYWRSTGRPAEDAHLAEALEIAGLGDALERAVRTYSQGMRQRLALAQAMLGLPDLLILDEPTNGLDPPQIREMREVMIRYAAAGRTVIVSSHLLSEVEQSCTHLVVMDRGRLVQAGPVAEITGGGDTLLVTLEDPAGETVVGKVAALEGVGSVTRSEDGLLVRLDGATPAELIGELVRMDLPVTGVGPHRRLEDAFLTLIGGPS from the coding sequence ATGCAGATCAGACTGCCCGGGCGCCGCGGGCGCCTCTTCGCCGGTGCGGCGGCCCTCCTGCTGGCGGCGGGCGCCGGCACCTGGAGCGCCACCGCGTCCGGCGGGCCACCGGACGTGCACCGCACGGACCGGATGCTGCGGATGCCGGGCGCCGCGATCGACACCTCGTACTTCACGGCGGGCGGGGCGGGCCGGCGGCCCGCGGTCCTGCTCGGCCACGGCTTCGGCGGCAGCAAGGACGACGTGCGCGCGCAGGCCGAACGGCTGGCGCGCGACGGGTACGCCGTCCTGACCTGGTCGGCGCGCGGCTTCGGCGGCTCCGGCGGCCGGATCGGGCTCAACGACCCGGACCACGAGGTCAAGGACGTGTCCCGACTGGTCGACTGGCTGGCGGCGCGGCCCGAGGTACGGCTCGACGCGGCCGGGGACCCCCGCGTGGGCGTCGCGGGTGCCTCGTACGGGGGCGCCGTCGCGCTGCTCGCCGCCGGGCACGACCGGCGGGTGGACGCGATCGCCCCGCAGATCACCTACTGGAACCTGGCCGATTCCCTGTTCCCCCAGGGCGTGTTCAAGAAGCTGTGGGCGGGCGTGTTCTTCGGCACCGGCTCGGCGACCCCGGTGTTCGGCCCGGCCCGGGAAGCCCCGGCGCCCGCACAGCCGGACCAGCAGCCGCAGGGACAGGCGCGGGGGCGAGAACAGGAGCAGGCTGGGGGCGCGGCGCGGCCGGGGCCCGGCGAGCCGACCCGGCCGGCCGGCCCGGTGGGTCCGGTGGGCTGCGGACGGTTCCAGCCGGAACTGTGCGCGATGTACGAGCGGGTGGCCGTGGCCGGCCGGCCGGACGCGGCCGCCCGCGCGCTGCTCGAAGCACGCAGCCCGTCCGCGGTCGCCTCCCGGATCCGGGTCCCGGCCCTGATCGTGCAGGGCCAGGCGGACTCCCTCTTCCCACTCGACCAGGCCGACGCGATGGCCCGGGCGATCACCGCGAACGGCGCGCCGGTCGCGGTCGACTGGGCGGCCGGCGGCCACGACGGCGGGCTCCGCGAAGCGGACCGCGTCGAGGCCCGGGTGGCGGCCTGGTTCGACCGCCACCTCAAGGACGACCGGGGCGCGGACACCGGCCCCGCCTTCCGGGTCTCGCGGACCGGCGGCATCGACAGCACCGACGGCGAGGTGCGGCTGCGCGGCGCGAGCGGCGCCCGCTACCCCGGGCTCGGAGGCAGCCGCCGGGACACCGTCGCGGTCACCGGCCGCGAGCAGAGCTTCGCCAACCCGGCGGGCGGCGCGCCGCCCGCCCTGTCCTCGCTGCCCGGCATCGGCGGGCAGCTCGCCGCCTTCGGCACCGGTCTGGCACTCGACTTCCCCGGCCAGCACGCCCGGTTCGACTCGGCGCCGCTCGGCTCCGGGCTGCGGATCACCGGCTCCCCCACCGTCGCCGTGCACGTGCGCTCGACGGCCGCGGACGGCTCGGCGGTGCTGTTCGGGAAGGTCTACGACGTGGCTCCGGACGGGCGCCGGCAGGTGCTGCCCGGCCAGCTCGTCGCCCCGGTCCGGGTGACGGGCGCCGCCGCCGGCCGTACCGTCACCCTGACCCTGCCGCCCGTGGACCACGCCGTGCAGGCCGGGCACCGGCTGCGGCTCGTCCTCGCGGCCACCGACCTCGGCTACGCCACCCCCGCCGCGCCCGCCACGTACACGGTGGCCGTCCGCGGCCCCCTGTCCGTGCCGGTCGCCCCCGAGGTCGCCACGGGCTCCGCGGGGCTGCCGTGGTGGACGTGGGGGCTGCCGCTCGGCGCCGCCGCCCTCGCCGCGCTGCTCCTGGCCGGTGTCCGGCGGCGCGGCACGGTGCCCGCTCCGGACCCGGAGCTCGCCGGGGTGCCGCTGCGGATCACGGGGCTGACCAAGCGGTACGCGAAGGCCGCCGACCGGTACGCGGTCCGTGACCTGTCGTTCGAGGTCGGGCAGGGTCAGGTGCTGGGCCTGCTCGGGCCCAACGGCGCCGGCAAGACGACCACGCTGCGGATGCTGATGGGGCTGATCCGGCCGGACGACGGCGAGATCCGGGTGTTCGGGCACGCGATCCGGCCGGGCGCGCCGGTGCTGTCGCGGGTGGGCGCGTTCGTCGAGGGCGCGGGCTTCCTCCCGCACCTGTCCGGGCGGGCCAACCTGGACCTGTACTGGCGCTCCACCGGGCGGCCCGCCGAGGACGCGCACCTGGCGGAGGCCCTGGAGATCGCCGGGCTCGGCGACGCCCTGGAGCGGGCCGTACGGACGTACTCGCAGGGCATGCGGCAGCGCCTGGCCCTCGCGCAGGCGATGCTGGGGCTGCCGGACCTGCTGATCCTCGACGAGCCGACGAACGGTCTGGACCCGCCGCAGATCCGCGAGATGCGCGAGGTGATGATCCGGTACGCGGCCGCGGGCCGGACGGTCATCGTCTCCAGCCACCTGCTCTCGGAGGTCGAGCAGTCCTGCACGCACCTGGTGGTCATGGACCGCGGCCGGCTGGTGCAGGCGGGCCCGGTCGCCGAGATCACCGGCGGCGGCGACACCCTGCTGGTGACCCTGGAGGACCCGGCGGGCGAGACCGTCGTCGGAAAGGTGGCCGCGCTGGAGGGGGTGGGGTCGGTGACCCGCTCCGAGGACGGGCTGCTCGTCCGCCTGGACGGCGCGACCCCGGCCGAGCTGATCGGCGAACTCGTACGGATGGACCTGCCGGTGACCGGTGTCGGTCCGCACCGGCGCCTGGAGGACGCGTTCCTCACCCTGATCGGAGGACCGTCATGA
- a CDS encoding CapA family protein: MVQDSRGDGPQQAASGRGAKRLRVAAVAGLVAVAAAVWLVPDWSESGTGAADGRQQMRAGGGAAAKEPAAPAVDRRPFTLVATGDIIPYPSIIARAADDAGGGGESHDFRRILAGVKPLVAAADLALCHHEIPYGRPGGPYTGYPTFQAPHQLARSLKDTGYEGCSTASNHTLDAGWEGLTRTLDGLDAAGLRHVGSARTPEEARTPAWYTAGGAKVAQLSYTYGTNGIPLPEGKPWAVNLIDPKKITADARAARRAGAEVVLVSVHWGTEWQTAPDEQQRELAQALTASRTGGLPDIDLVIGTHNHVPQPYEKVNGVWVVYGMGDQVASFVPADKKRGNMSSVPRFTFAPLAGHPGRWQVAKAEYFVQYSDMGPPFRVVCVSCAPAPARRGEEYAAVERQVTEAVLSRGAAAQGLTRATR; the protein is encoded by the coding sequence ATGGTGCAGGACAGCAGGGGGGACGGGCCGCAGCAGGCGGCGTCCGGCCGGGGAGCCAAGAGGCTGCGGGTGGCCGCGGTGGCGGGACTCGTCGCCGTGGCCGCCGCGGTGTGGCTGGTGCCCGACTGGTCGGAGAGCGGCACGGGAGCCGCGGACGGCAGGCAGCAGATGCGCGCGGGCGGCGGCGCGGCCGCGAAGGAGCCGGCCGCACCCGCCGTGGACCGGCGGCCGTTCACCCTGGTCGCGACCGGCGACATCATCCCGTACCCGTCGATCATCGCGCGGGCCGCCGACGACGCCGGCGGGGGCGGCGAGAGCCACGACTTCCGCCGGATCCTCGCGGGCGTCAAGCCGCTCGTCGCCGCCGCCGACCTGGCCCTGTGCCACCACGAGATACCGTACGGGCGGCCGGGCGGCCCGTACACCGGCTACCCGACCTTCCAGGCGCCGCACCAGCTGGCCCGCTCCCTCAAGGACACCGGCTACGAAGGCTGTTCCACCGCCTCCAACCACACCCTCGACGCCGGCTGGGAAGGCCTGACCCGCACCCTCGACGGGCTGGACGCGGCGGGCCTGCGGCACGTGGGATCCGCCCGCACCCCCGAGGAGGCCCGCACCCCGGCCTGGTACACGGCGGGCGGCGCCAAGGTCGCCCAACTCTCTTACACGTACGGCACGAACGGCATCCCGCTGCCCGAGGGCAAGCCGTGGGCCGTGAACCTGATCGACCCGAAGAAGATCACCGCGGACGCCCGCGCGGCCCGCCGGGCGGGCGCCGAGGTGGTGCTGGTCAGCGTCCACTGGGGCACCGAGTGGCAGACCGCGCCCGACGAGCAGCAGCGCGAACTCGCGCAGGCGCTCACCGCCTCCCGCACCGGCGGCCTCCCCGACATCGACCTGGTCATCGGCACCCACAACCACGTGCCGCAGCCCTACGAGAAGGTCAACGGGGTGTGGGTGGTCTACGGGATGGGCGACCAGGTGGCCAGCTTCGTGCCCGCGGACAAGAAGCGCGGCAACATGTCCTCGGTGCCGCGCTTCACCTTCGCCCCACTGGCCGGGCACCCCGGCCGCTGGCAGGTGGCCAAGGCCGAATACTTCGTCCAGTACTCGGACATGGGGCCGCCGTTCCGCGTGGTGTGCGTCTCCTGCGCCCCGGCGCCGGCGAGGCGCGGCGAGGAATACGCGGCCGTGGAGCGGCAGGTGACCGAGGCGGTGCTCTCCCGCGGCGCGGCCGCCCAGGGCCTGACCCGCGCCACGCGCTGA
- a CDS encoding glycoside hydrolase family 35 protein, translated as MSDFRVGEEHFELDGRPVRLLSGALHYFRVHEGQWRHRLAMLRAMGLNCVETYVPWNLHEPVPGEYRDVAAVSRFLTAVREAGLWAIVRPGPYICAEWENGGLPHWVTGPFGPRVRTRDAEYLACVDAWFAELLPLIVPHQITAPGGGPVLMVQVENEYGSYGSDRRYLRHLADTLRAGGVTVPLFTSDGPEDHMLTGGSLPGILATANFGSQAAAAFDTLRRHQPKGPLMCMEFWCGWFNHWGAGHIGRAAADAAATLREILEQGASVNLYMAHGGTSFGGWAGANRAGELHDGPLRADVTSYDYDAPVDERGRPTAKFEAFREVLRDYADGPLPALPPAPPVLDGPATAELTAWTSLDEVIAALGGPERTFGAPPTFEELGVDRGLVRYRTTVPGPRQPYPLSVPGLRDRAVVLVDGVRAGILTEEDHTLPEPVPGPARIDLWVESLGRVNYGPRLGEPKGITGGIRHERQYLHGVRARGLRLDAFEDEARLRALPADPPPAGAPGLYRGTVEVAGPGDARLTLPGWTRGFVWVNGFNLGRYWSAGPQHELYVPGPVLRTGGNDVRVLELEQAPAAPAVRLAP; from the coding sequence GTGAGCGATTTCCGAGTGGGCGAGGAACACTTCGAGCTGGACGGCAGGCCGGTGCGGCTGCTCTCCGGCGCGCTGCACTACTTCCGGGTGCACGAAGGGCAGTGGCGGCACCGGCTCGCCATGCTGCGCGCGATGGGCCTCAACTGCGTCGAGACGTACGTGCCGTGGAACCTCCACGAGCCCGTCCCCGGCGAGTACCGGGACGTGGCCGCGGTCAGCCGCTTCCTGACCGCGGTGCGCGAGGCAGGCCTGTGGGCGATCGTGCGGCCCGGCCCGTACATCTGCGCGGAATGGGAGAACGGCGGCCTGCCGCACTGGGTCACCGGGCCGTTCGGGCCGCGCGTGCGCACCCGCGACGCCGAGTACCTGGCCTGCGTGGACGCCTGGTTCGCGGAACTGCTGCCGCTGATCGTGCCGCACCAGATCACCGCACCCGGCGGCGGCCCCGTGCTGATGGTGCAGGTCGAGAACGAATACGGCTCCTACGGCTCGGACCGCCGCTACCTGCGCCACCTCGCCGACACGCTGCGGGCCGGCGGGGTGACCGTACCGCTGTTCACGTCCGACGGGCCCGAGGACCACATGCTCACCGGCGGCTCCCTGCCCGGGATCCTCGCCACCGCCAACTTCGGCTCCCAGGCCGCCGCCGCCTTCGACACCCTGCGCCGCCACCAGCCCAAGGGCCCCCTGATGTGCATGGAGTTCTGGTGCGGCTGGTTCAACCACTGGGGCGCCGGGCACATCGGGCGCGCCGCCGCCGACGCCGCCGCCACCCTGCGCGAGATCCTCGAACAGGGCGCCTCCGTCAACCTGTACATGGCGCACGGCGGCACCAGCTTCGGCGGCTGGGCCGGCGCCAACCGGGCCGGTGAACTCCACGACGGGCCGCTCCGGGCGGACGTCACGTCCTACGACTACGACGCGCCCGTGGACGAACGCGGCCGGCCCACCGCGAAGTTCGAGGCGTTCCGCGAAGTACTGCGGGACTACGCCGACGGCCCGCTGCCGGCCCTGCCGCCCGCCCCGCCGGTCCTCGACGGGCCCGCCACCGCCGAACTCACCGCCTGGACCTCTCTGGACGAGGTCATCGCCGCCCTCGGCGGACCCGAGCGGACCTTCGGCGCGCCGCCCACCTTCGAGGAACTCGGCGTGGACCGCGGGCTGGTGCGCTACCGCACCACCGTGCCCGGCCCCCGGCAGCCCTACCCGCTGAGCGTGCCGGGCCTGCGCGACCGCGCCGTGGTCCTCGTCGACGGGGTCCGCGCCGGCATCCTCACCGAGGAGGACCACACCCTGCCCGAACCCGTGCCGGGCCCCGCCCGGATCGACCTGTGGGTGGAGTCCCTGGGCCGGGTCAACTACGGCCCCCGGCTCGGCGAACCCAAGGGCATCACCGGCGGCATCCGGCACGAACGCCAGTACCTGCACGGGGTGCGGGCCCGCGGGCTGCGCCTGGACGCCTTCGAAGACGAGGCCCGGCTGCGCGCCCTGCCCGCGGACCCGCCGCCCGCCGGCGCCCCCGGCCTGTACCGCGGCACCGTCGAGGTCGCCGGCCCCGGCGACGCCCGCCTCACCCTGCCCGGCTGGACCCGCGGATTCGTCTGGGTGAACGGCTTCAACCTGGGCCGCTACTGGTCCGCCGGCCCCCAGCACGAGCTGTACGTCCCCGGCCCGGTGCTCCGTACCGGCGGCAACGACGTCCGGGTGCTCGAACTCGAACAGGCCCCGGCCGCCCCCGCCGTCCGCCTCGCACCGTGA
- a CDS encoding ABC transporter permease yields MSVRSEPAAQSAPGYRARHTLPLRVEALRQWRRRRTLVMGGVLAALPFVLIAAFAVGGGPSGGGDGGERITLIDRATVSGVNFTVTCLFVSAGFLLVVPVALFCGDTVASEASWSSLRYLLAAPVPRVRLLWSKMVVALGFSLAAMVLLPVVALAAGTVAYGWGPLQLPTGGALPAGQAVPRLALVVGFVFVSQLVTAGLAFWLSTRTDAPLGAVGGAVGLTIVGNVLDAVTALGSWREFLPAHWQFAWADALQPHLEWGGMVKGAAVSTAYALVLFALAFRGFARKDITS; encoded by the coding sequence ATGAGCGTGCGGAGCGAGCCTGCGGCACAGAGCGCGCCCGGCTACCGGGCGCGGCACACGCTGCCGCTGCGGGTGGAGGCGCTGCGCCAGTGGCGGCGGCGCCGGACCCTGGTCATGGGCGGGGTGCTGGCGGCGCTGCCGTTCGTGCTGATCGCGGCGTTCGCGGTGGGGGGCGGTCCCTCCGGCGGCGGGGACGGCGGGGAGCGGATCACGCTCATCGACCGGGCCACGGTGTCGGGCGTGAACTTCACCGTGACCTGCCTGTTCGTGTCGGCGGGCTTCCTGCTGGTGGTGCCGGTGGCGCTGTTCTGCGGGGACACGGTGGCGTCCGAGGCGAGCTGGTCCTCGCTGCGCTACCTGCTGGCGGCTCCCGTCCCGCGGGTGCGGCTGCTGTGGAGCAAGATGGTCGTCGCGCTCGGCTTCAGTCTGGCGGCGATGGTGCTGCTGCCGGTGGTGGCGCTGGCCGCGGGTACGGTCGCGTACGGCTGGGGGCCGCTGCAACTGCCCACCGGCGGTGCGTTGCCGGCGGGCCAGGCGGTGCCTCGGCTGGCCCTCGTGGTCGGCTTCGTCTTCGTGTCCCAACTGGTCACGGCGGGACTGGCGTTCTGGCTGTCGACCCGTACCGACGCGCCGCTGGGCGCGGTCGGCGGGGCCGTCGGGCTGACCATCGTTGGCAACGTCCTGGACGCGGTGACCGCGCTCGGGTCGTGGCGTGAATTCCTGCCCGCGCACTGGCAGTTCGCGTGGGCGGACGCGCTCCAGCCGCATCTGGAGTGGGGCGGGATGGTGAAGGGCGCGGCGGTGTCGACGGCGTACGCGCTGGTCCTGTTCGCCCTCGCGTTCCGGGGGTTCGCCCGCAAGGACATCACCTCGTAG
- a CDS encoding helix-turn-helix domain-containing protein, with protein MYHTWMRYFTPGPVHHRLGLVCLGVGLQYGTLPPVGPRTLDHHVAVVVSAGGGWFRAPDGSRVRVVAPALIWLVPGREHAYGADPVTGWDECFVDFTGTATATYTELGYIEPDRPVVPLGDAAGARAVVGRIARAAHRGNPLLEVESSAAVHELLVALRRARADTAPDGHPVLRALARDAFLPLSVAEHAARHGMSPAELRTAVRRGSGCSPKDFLLGIRLGRAKELLAATDLPVAAVARRVGYHDPGYFSRLFTRRVGVAPVRFREQQGRTVPGGWSRQVPDPARPPTLYPAGAGDPAA; from the coding sequence GTGTATCACACGTGGATGCGGTACTTCACGCCCGGACCGGTGCACCACCGGCTCGGGCTGGTCTGCCTCGGGGTGGGCCTCCAGTACGGGACGCTGCCGCCGGTCGGCCCGCGCACCCTCGACCACCACGTGGCCGTCGTGGTGTCGGCGGGCGGCGGCTGGTTCCGGGCGCCGGACGGCAGCCGGGTCCGGGTCGTCGCACCCGCGCTGATCTGGCTGGTCCCGGGCCGGGAGCACGCGTACGGGGCCGATCCGGTGACCGGCTGGGACGAGTGCTTCGTCGACTTCACGGGCACGGCGACGGCCACGTACACCGAGCTCGGGTACATCGAACCGGACCGGCCCGTGGTGCCGTTGGGGGACGCGGCGGGCGCCCGGGCGGTGGTGGGGCGGATCGCCCGGGCCGCGCACCGGGGCAACCCGCTGCTGGAGGTGGAGTCGTCGGCCGCCGTGCACGAACTCCTGGTGGCGCTGCGGCGGGCCCGCGCGGACACCGCGCCGGACGGCCATCCGGTGCTGCGGGCGCTGGCCCGGGACGCGTTCCTGCCGCTGTCGGTGGCCGAGCACGCGGCCCGGCACGGGATGAGCCCGGCCGAGCTGCGCACGGCGGTCCGCCGGGGCTCGGGGTGCAGCCCGAAGGACTTCCTGCTCGGCATCCGGCTGGGCCGAGCGAAGGAACTGCTGGCCGCGACGGACCTGCCGGTGGCGGCGGTGGCCCGCCGGGTGGGCTACCACGACCCGGGCTACTTCTCCCGGCTGTTCACGCGCCGGGTGGGGGTGGCCCCCGTACGGTTCCGCGAGCAGCAGGGCCGCACGGTGCCGGGCGGCTGGTCCCGGCAGGTCCCGGACCCGGCCCGGCCGCCGACCCTGTACCCGGCCGGCGCCGGCGACCCGGCGGCGTGA
- a CDS encoding endo-alpha-N-acetylgalactosaminidase family protein encodes MRIPQWVAAAAAAGLTAPLLAAVPAAASPAAAPVTITSPELSVRVDPGFPRVIGYTRRATGDVLEGNEDTLGTIVVNGTAYTPSVSSAAAADRVDYTLAFSGVTVRARLAVTGSVLEFRVTAIEDTAALRVRTLSVPDHNLVSVRSTQSGAALATAKMHTATTGTGDTFTSVTGSTPVDATAGTVMYGLLNTGRLAAAVDSNSYYDKPSGGTVRENGRIAKQVVDKGTYRRAGLWSGGWVYRAEGAADTDTEPLPYARVAITGDRNGDAVVDWQDAAVAHRDIWSAPTGWQQTADRVVQRIPFNFASQATHPFAQTLDETKRVGLATDGLGQFVLLKGYASEGHDSAHMDYKNIGAKLGGAAGLRTLTSAGHAYNADFGVHVNATEEYPVSATFDPSKQTGGLGWDWLDQSYYVDTRKDGQSGDRLRRLQDLKTAAPDLDFLYVDVWYGDGYVSRKLAREITGTGLQVATEFPDSLTDQSLWHHWSADVDYGGSDYKGINSTIARFIGNHTKDDWIARHPLLGGAEVTAYEGWQGKKDFTAFLKTTFATNLPTKFLQESPIVKWTADTVTLANGTTVTKSGNSRRITSGGRTVLDGGAFLLPRAGKLYHWNTAGGATTWTLPAGWTAPKLYRLTDTGRRFVSDLTVTGGRVTVNATAETAYVLYDGAAPATPDPAWGEGTPLRDPGFYAGNLDAWTVTGSGAAVARNAQGQSELTFAAGSAPKAAQTMTGLAPGTYAASVWVTTPAGRKATLAVTPAGGAPVSVHADSSTLTNSLGGSEKNGTRMQRMKVLFDVPAGSSTATLELSAATGAGTVYLDDVRVARSARTPAGGHWYAEDFENLDAGWGPFAFGGAGGSATDPRTHVAQRNAPYTQAGWNGKLVDDVIGGNNSLKSHEERQGLVYRTLPQTLRFTQGRTYRVQFTYEAAFGDDYRFVVGSGSAESVTDLGQARTPTVFTKTFTAGADAWIGIRKATAEGSHNEADLILDDLAVDDLGDGGTGESLVPQAQMSVASVDSQETAAEDGRAVNVLDGDSATIWHTQWSAATAPMPHQITLDLGASYNVSKLLYLPRQSQSNGRIAGYEVSTSTDGVTWSTPAATGTFAGTTAQQEAAFTPRQARYLRLRATSEVGGNPWTSVAELNVAHRP; translated from the coding sequence ATGCGCATCCCCCAGTGGGTCGCGGCGGCAGCGGCGGCCGGCCTGACGGCTCCGCTGCTCGCCGCCGTGCCCGCCGCCGCGTCCCCGGCGGCGGCCCCCGTCACCATCACCTCGCCCGAGCTGTCCGTCCGCGTGGACCCCGGCTTCCCCCGGGTGATCGGCTACACCCGGCGCGCCACCGGCGACGTACTCGAAGGCAACGAGGACACGCTCGGCACGATCGTCGTGAACGGCACCGCCTACACCCCTTCGGTCAGCTCCGCCGCCGCCGCCGACCGGGTCGACTACACGCTGGCCTTCTCCGGGGTCACCGTCCGGGCCCGGCTCGCGGTCACCGGATCCGTCCTCGAATTCCGGGTGACCGCCATCGAGGACACCGCGGCCCTGCGGGTGCGCACCCTGTCCGTCCCCGACCACAACCTGGTCAGCGTGCGCAGCACCCAGAGCGGCGCGGCCCTCGCCACCGCGAAGATGCACACGGCGACCACCGGCACCGGGGACACCTTCACGTCCGTCACCGGATCCACGCCCGTCGACGCCACCGCCGGCACGGTCATGTACGGGCTGCTCAACACCGGACGGCTGGCCGCCGCCGTCGACTCCAACTCGTACTACGACAAGCCCTCCGGCGGCACCGTCCGCGAGAACGGCCGGATCGCCAAGCAGGTCGTGGACAAGGGGACCTACCGCCGCGCCGGCCTGTGGAGCGGCGGCTGGGTCTACCGGGCGGAGGGCGCCGCCGACACCGACACCGAGCCGCTGCCGTACGCCCGGGTCGCGATCACCGGCGACCGCAACGGCGACGCCGTCGTGGACTGGCAGGACGCCGCCGTCGCCCACCGCGACATCTGGTCCGCGCCCACCGGCTGGCAGCAGACCGCCGACCGGGTGGTGCAGCGCATCCCCTTCAACTTCGCCTCGCAGGCCACCCATCCCTTCGCCCAGACCCTCGACGAGACCAAGCGGGTCGGCCTGGCCACCGACGGGCTCGGCCAGTTCGTCCTCCTCAAGGGCTACGCGTCCGAGGGCCACGACTCGGCGCACATGGACTACAAGAACATCGGCGCCAAGCTGGGCGGCGCCGCGGGCCTGCGCACCCTGACCTCCGCCGGGCACGCCTACAACGCCGACTTCGGCGTGCACGTCAACGCCACCGAGGAGTACCCGGTGTCGGCCACCTTCGACCCGTCGAAGCAGACCGGCGGGCTCGGCTGGGACTGGCTGGACCAGTCGTACTACGTGGACACCCGCAAGGACGGCCAGTCCGGCGACCGGCTGCGGCGCCTGCAGGACCTCAAGACGGCCGCCCCCGACCTCGACTTCCTCTACGTGGACGTCTGGTACGGGGACGGCTACGTCTCGCGGAAGCTGGCCCGCGAGATCACCGGCACGGGCCTCCAGGTCGCCACCGAATTCCCGGACTCCCTCACCGACCAGTCGCTGTGGCACCACTGGTCGGCCGACGTCGACTACGGCGGCAGCGACTACAAGGGCATCAACTCCACCATCGCCCGGTTCATCGGCAACCACACCAAGGACGACTGGATAGCCCGCCACCCGCTGCTCGGCGGCGCCGAGGTCACCGCGTACGAGGGCTGGCAGGGCAAGAAGGACTTCACGGCCTTCCTCAAGACCACCTTCGCCACCAACCTGCCGACCAAGTTCCTCCAGGAATCGCCGATCGTGAAGTGGACCGCCGACACGGTCACCCTCGCGAACGGCACCACCGTCACCAAGTCCGGCAACTCCCGCCGGATCACCAGCGGCGGCCGTACCGTGCTCGACGGCGGCGCGTTCCTGCTGCCCCGGGCCGGCAAGCTCTACCACTGGAACACCGCGGGCGGGGCCACCACCTGGACGCTGCCGGCCGGCTGGACCGCCCCCAAGCTGTACCGGCTGACCGACACCGGCCGCCGGTTCGTCTCCGACCTCACCGTCACCGGCGGCCGGGTCACCGTCAACGCCACAGCCGAGACCGCGTACGTGCTCTACGACGGCGCCGCGCCCGCCACCCCCGACCCGGCCTGGGGCGAGGGCACCCCGCTGCGCGACCCCGGCTTCTACGCCGGCAACCTCGACGCCTGGACGGTCACCGGCAGCGGCGCCGCCGTCGCCCGCAACGCACAGGGCCAGAGCGAACTCACCTTCGCCGCGGGCTCCGCACCGAAGGCCGCCCAGACCATGACCGGTCTGGCCCCCGGCACCTACGCGGCCTCCGTGTGGGTCACCACCCCGGCCGGCCGCAAGGCCACCCTCGCCGTCACCCCGGCCGGCGGCGCCCCGGTGTCCGTGCACGCCGACTCCTCGACGCTGACGAACAGTCTCGGCGGCAGCGAGAAGAACGGCACCAGGATGCAGCGGATGAAGGTCCTCTTCGACGTCCCCGCCGGCTCCTCGACCGCCACCCTGGAACTGTCCGCCGCGACCGGTGCCGGCACCGTGTACCTCGACGACGTACGGGTGGCGCGCTCGGCCCGCACCCCGGCCGGCGGCCACTGGTACGCCGAGGACTTCGAGAACCTCGACGCCGGGTGGGGCCCCTTCGCGTTCGGCGGCGCCGGCGGCTCGGCCACCGACCCGCGCACCCACGTCGCGCAACGCAACGCCCCGTACACGCAGGCGGGTTGGAACGGCAAGCTCGTCGACGACGTCATCGGCGGCAACAACTCGCTGAAGTCCCACGAGGAGCGCCAGGGCCTCGTCTACCGCACCCTGCCGCAGACCCTGAGGTTCACTCAGGGGCGCACCTACCGGGTGCAGTTCACGTACGAGGCGGCCTTCGGCGACGACTACCGCTTCGTGGTGGGCTCCGGCAGCGCGGAGAGCGTCACCGACCTGGGCCAGGCCCGCACGCCCACGGTCTTCACCAAGACGTTCACGGCCGGCGCGGACGCCTGGATCGGGATCCGCAAGGCGACCGCCGAGGGCTCGCACAACGAGGCCGACCTGATCCTCGACGACCTGGCCGTGGACGACCTCGGCGACGGCGGCACCGGCGAGAGCCTGGTCCCGCAGGCGCAGATGAGCGTCGCGTCGGTCGACAGCCAGGAGACCGCGGCCGAGGACGGCCGGGCCGTGAACGTGCTCGACGGGGACAGCGCCACCATCTGGCACACCCAGTGGTCCGCGGCCACCGCGCCGATGCCGCACCAGATCACCCTCGACCTCGGCGCCTCGTACAACGTCTCTAAGCTGCTCTACCTGCCCCGGCAGAGCCAGAGCAACGGCCGGATCGCCGGCTACGAGGTGTCCACCTCGACCGACGGGGTCACCTGGTCGACGCCCGCGGCCACCGGCACCTTCGCCGGCACGACCGCCCAGCAGGAGGCCGCGTTCACCCCGCGGCAGGCCCGCTACCTGCGGCTGCGCGCCACGAGCGAGGTCGGCGGCAACCCGTGGACGTCGGTGGCCGAACTCAACGTGGCCCACCGGCCCTGA